The following are encoded in a window of Deinococcus carri genomic DNA:
- a CDS encoding deoxyguanosinetriphosphate triphosphohydrolase — MFTRADLEAREAATLAPYATLSRDSRGREYPEARSETRTAFQKDRDRILHTTAFRRLEYKTQVFLNAQGDHYRTRLTHTLEVQQVARSVALTLGLNETLAEAIALAHDLGHPPFGHAGERVLDGLMEGQGAPPNNTFDHNTQAQRIVTRLEDRYPDFPGLNLTLDTLDGLNKHDRAGLGPPGLEAQLVDAADALAYTAHDLDDGLRSGLLTPEQLEALPLWRELLARVPVQSPQLTERDRRTLHRELLGWLIGDLTTASAAAITASGVGSAEEVRALPERLITYSAPMRERLRETGTFLRENLYRHWRVEMQVEQATRLLTTLFTAFLARPSMLPPQVRARAEVDGLPRAVCDFIAGMTDRYAGEVYAALTPPSQTGH, encoded by the coding sequence ATGTTCACCCGCGCCGACCTCGAAGCGCGCGAGGCCGCCACGCTCGCGCCGTATGCCACGCTGAGCCGCGACTCGCGGGGGCGGGAGTACCCGGAGGCCCGGAGCGAAACGCGCACCGCTTTTCAGAAGGACCGCGACCGCATCCTGCACACCACCGCCTTCCGGCGACTGGAATACAAGACGCAGGTCTTTTTGAACGCCCAGGGCGACCACTACCGCACGCGCCTGACGCACACGCTGGAGGTGCAGCAGGTGGCCCGCTCGGTGGCGCTCACCCTCGGCCTGAACGAGACGCTGGCGGAGGCTATCGCGCTCGCGCACGACCTGGGCCACCCGCCCTTCGGCCACGCGGGCGAGCGGGTACTGGACGGGCTGATGGAGGGGCAAGGTGCCCCTCCCAACAACACCTTCGACCACAACACCCAGGCGCAGCGCATCGTGACCCGGCTGGAGGACCGGTATCCGGACTTTCCGGGCCTGAACCTCACGCTCGACACGCTCGACGGCCTGAACAAGCATGACCGCGCGGGCCTGGGACCGCCGGGCCTGGAAGCGCAACTGGTGGACGCCGCCGACGCGCTGGCCTACACCGCGCATGACCTGGACGACGGCCTGCGCAGCGGACTGCTGACGCCGGAACAGTTGGAGGCGCTGCCGCTGTGGCGCGAGTTACTCGCCCGGGTGCCGGTGCAGTCACCGCAGCTCACCGAACGCGACCGCCGCACGCTGCACCGCGAACTGCTGGGCTGGCTGATCGGGGACCTGACGACCGCGAGTGCCGCCGCCATCACCGCGAGTGGCGTGGGCAGCGCCGAGGAGGTGCGGGCACTGCCGGAACGCCTCATCACCTACAGCGCCCCCATGCGCGAACGCCTGCGCGAGACGGGGACCTTTCTGCGGGAGAACCTCTACCGGCACTGGCGCGTCGAGATGCAGGTGGAACAGGCCACCCGGCTGCTGACCACCCTCTTCACCGCGTTTCTCGCGCGCCCGTCCATGCTGCCGCCCCAGGTCCGCGCCCGCGCAGAGGTGGACGGTCTGCCCCGCGCGGTGTGCGACTTCATCGCCGGGATGACCGACCGGTACGCGGGCGAGGTGTACGCGGCCCTGACGCCGCCATCCCAGACAGGCCACTGA
- a CDS encoding NUDIX hydrolase, with amino-acid sequence MSDKTNPDIQVMYDGRMLRLEVQDGKWEIVRHADAVAILVLNEQGEMLLVRQQRPAIGAPTVEAPAGLIDEGETPEQAARRELQEEVGLDGDMTLLTRFYSSPGFCDEELYVYRAQNLRESKLPEDEGEDIEVLWLPPQQVLDGLREGTLVGSASTVTAALYGVQALSSAGR; translated from the coding sequence ATGAGCGACAAGACCAACCCCGACATCCAGGTCATGTACGACGGGCGCATGCTGCGGCTGGAAGTCCAGGACGGCAAGTGGGAAATCGTGCGGCACGCCGACGCGGTGGCGATTCTGGTGCTGAACGAGCAGGGCGAGATGCTGCTGGTGCGGCAGCAGCGGCCAGCCATCGGCGCGCCGACGGTGGAGGCCCCCGCCGGCCTGATCGACGAGGGCGAGACGCCCGAGCAGGCCGCCCGGCGCGAGCTTCAGGAGGAGGTGGGGCTGGACGGCGACATGACGCTGCTGACCCGCTTCTACTCCAGCCCCGGCTTCTGCGACGAGGAACTGTACGTGTACCGGGCGCAGAACCTGCGGGAAAGCAAGCTGCCGGAGGACGAGGGCGAGGATATCGAGGTGCTGTGGCTGCCACCCCAGCAGGTGCTGGACGGCCTGCGGGAAGGCACCCTGGTGGGCAGCGCCAGCACGGTCACGGCAGCCCTGTATGGCGTGCAGGCGCTCTCGTCGGCAGGCCGATGA
- the ribF gene encoding riboflavin biosynthesis protein RibF: MKTYVSPTQRPDTGTVVAVGSFDGVHLGHQALLAQLKAKGREHRVPTVVYTFDPPTRVLTQGVEFLSTLPEKLDLLARYGIDETVAVPFTPEFAARPKEAFLDDLRALHPHAIVVGEDFHFGRGRAGGVADLRGVTREVVALPMHQLGGGDIKSTRIREYLKTGDVEGAARLLGRHYDAQGVVVQGDRLGRTIGWPTANIRVPEGKALPLGVFAVVALTERGPGHQQRWHGMANVGFRPTVNGTERRFEVHLFDYDGDLYGEELDIKFFAHLRGEQKFGGLDELKAQLARDAEAARAALGDVR, encoded by the coding sequence ATGAAAACCTACGTCTCCCCCACCCAGCGGCCCGACACCGGGACCGTGGTGGCCGTGGGGTCCTTCGACGGCGTGCATCTGGGGCACCAGGCGCTGCTCGCGCAGCTCAAGGCGAAGGGCCGCGAACACCGTGTGCCCACGGTCGTCTACACCTTCGACCCGCCCACGCGCGTGCTGACGCAGGGCGTGGAGTTCCTGTCCACCCTACCCGAAAAGCTCGACCTGCTGGCCCGCTACGGCATCGACGAGACGGTGGCGGTGCCGTTCACGCCCGAGTTCGCCGCGCGCCCCAAGGAGGCCTTTCTGGACGACCTGCGGGCGCTGCACCCTCATGCAATCGTGGTGGGCGAGGACTTCCACTTCGGGAGGGGCCGGGCAGGGGGTGTCGCGGACCTGCGTGGGGTGACGCGCGAGGTGGTGGCGCTGCCCATGCACCAGCTCGGCGGCGGGGACATCAAGAGCACCCGCATCCGCGAGTACCTGAAAACCGGGGATGTGGAGGGTGCCGCGCGGCTGCTGGGCCGCCACTACGACGCGCAGGGCGTGGTGGTGCAGGGCGACCGCCTGGGCCGGACCATCGGCTGGCCCACGGCGAATATCCGTGTGCCCGAAGGCAAGGCGCTCCCGCTGGGCGTCTTCGCGGTGGTGGCCCTCACCGAGCGGGGGCCGGGACACCAGCAGCGCTGGCACGGCATGGCGAACGTGGGTTTCCGGCCCACTGTGAACGGCACCGAGCGCCGCTTCGAGGTCCACCTCTTCGACTACGACGGCGACCTCTACGGCGAGGAACTGGACATCAAGTTCTTCGCGCACCTGCGCGGCGAGCAGAAGTTCGGCGGCCTGGACGAGTTGAAGGCCCAACTGGCGCGGGACGCGGAGGCGGCGCGGGCGGCCCTGGGGGACGTGCGGTAG
- a CDS encoding DUF6174 domain-containing protein, which yields MLRTLLLVPTLCALTACTPAQMGQKVAGVPTETQTPTDTSVPLGSGGPCAPGYTRPDFAALERDLAAARARWAAAGVRDYSYDFAQVAAPVAFPDVRVTVRGGTVQGVTLKAGQTGEPGGQARATVEDRFAAIAQTLRGQQGQKCPVVEAEYDARDGHPTRLYSGTREVNVADGWGEWKVTNFTRP from the coding sequence ATGCTTCGGACCCTCCTGCTGGTGCCCACCCTCTGCGCCCTGACCGCTTGCACGCCCGCCCAGATGGGCCAGAAGGTGGCCGGGGTGCCCACGGAAACACAGACGCCCACGGACACGTCGGTCCCGCTGGGCAGCGGCGGCCCCTGCGCGCCCGGCTACACCCGGCCCGACTTCGCCGCGCTGGAGCGTGACCTGGCGGCGGCCCGCGCGAGGTGGGCGGCGGCGGGCGTGCGCGACTACAGCTATGACTTCGCGCAGGTGGCCGCGCCGGTCGCCTTCCCCGACGTGCGCGTTACGGTGCGCGGCGGGACGGTGCAGGGCGTGACCCTGAAGGCCGGACAGACCGGCGAGCCGGGCGGCCAGGCCCGCGCCACGGTCGAGGACCGCTTCGCCGCCATCGCCCAGACCCTGCGCGGCCAGCAGGGGCAGAAGTGCCCCGTGGTCGAGGCCGAATACGACGCCCGCGACGGCCACCCCACCCGCCTCTACAGCGGCACGCGGGAAGTGAACGTCGCGGACGGCTGGGGCGAGTGGAAGGTGACGAACTTCACCCGGCCCTGA
- a CDS encoding 1,4-dihydroxy-6-naphthoate synthase → MTTAPSPLDTATLDLGYSFCPNDTFIFYALHAGRVPSPLPVREVLEDVQTLNDWAVAGRLPMTKISYRAYFDVMDRYVALRAGGALGRGVGPLVVARQELGDLNGRLVASPGALTTAELLLRLAYPDVRLTHLRYDEVMPAVARGEVDAGLIIHESRFTYPQHGLVRLLDLGAWWEGQTGLPLPLGAILVRRDLAPEVQRGLNAAVRASLEYAHAHPQEPMNYIRQHALEMSDDVMRAHIDLYVNDFSLDVGAEGERAVRELHRRAVAVGATPACDLPLFVPA, encoded by the coding sequence ATGACCACGGCCCCCTCCCCACTGGACACCGCCACCCTGGACCTGGGCTATTCCTTCTGCCCGAACGACACCTTCATCTTCTACGCGCTGCACGCCGGGCGCGTGCCCTCGCCGCTCCCCGTGCGCGAGGTGCTGGAGGACGTGCAGACGCTCAATGACTGGGCGGTGGCGGGCCGCCTCCCCATGACCAAGATCAGCTACCGCGCCTATTTCGACGTGATGGACCGCTACGTGGCCCTCCGCGCGGGCGGGGCGCTGGGGCGCGGCGTGGGACCGCTGGTGGTCGCGCGCCAGGAACTGGGCGACCTCAACGGCCGCCTGGTGGCCTCGCCCGGCGCACTGACTACCGCCGAACTGCTGCTGCGCCTCGCCTACCCGGACGTGCGCCTGACGCACCTGCGTTACGACGAGGTGATGCCCGCCGTCGCGCGCGGGGAGGTGGACGCGGGCCTGATCATCCACGAGTCGCGCTTCACGTACCCGCAGCATGGGCTGGTGCGGCTGCTGGACCTGGGCGCGTGGTGGGAGGGCCAGACGGGCCTGCCCCTCCCGCTGGGCGCGATCCTGGTGCGGCGCGACCTCGCGCCCGAGGTGCAGCGCGGTCTGAACGCCGCCGTGCGTGCCAGCCTCGAATACGCCCACGCGCACCCACAGGAGCCGATGAACTACATCCGCCAGCACGCGCTGGAGATGAGCGACGACGTGATGCGCGCCCATATCGACCTGTACGTGAACGACTTCAGCCTGGACGTGGGCGCGGAGGGCGAGCGGGCCGTGCGCGAACTGCACCGCCGCGCGGTGGCGGTGGGGGCCACCCCCGCCTGCGACCTGCCGCTGTTCGTGCCCGCCTGA
- a CDS encoding lysoplasmalogenase, whose amino-acid sequence MSPRASSLLLPALALLAAGAFLAAAHLHLPGPRLLTKALPAALLAVWVWRAAPPGRVQRWMVLGLGLGALGDLLLEWPGDLFVPGLLAFLLAHLAYLRGFLTGTRRPAWAGLLGAAAYGAALLGLLLTRGHLGELRLPVLVYGAVITLMLWRALAVGGLAAWGAALFVLSDSLIALDRFLTPLPARDLAVDGLYWLGQAWLACWAIRGGRIPTS is encoded by the coding sequence GTGTCCCCTCGCGCGAGTTCCCTCCTGCTCCCCGCCCTGGCCCTGCTGGCGGCGGGGGCATTTCTGGCAGCGGCCCACCTCCACCTGCCCGGCCCGCGTCTGCTGACCAAGGCCCTACCCGCCGCGCTGCTGGCCGTCTGGGTATGGCGCGCGGCCCCGCCTGGCCGGGTGCAGCGCTGGATGGTGCTGGGGCTGGGCCTGGGGGCGCTGGGCGACCTGTTGCTGGAGTGGCCGGGCGACCTGTTCGTGCCGGGGCTGCTGGCCTTTTTGCTGGCCCACCTGGCCTACCTGCGCGGCTTTCTGACAGGCACGCGGCGGCCGGCCTGGGCCGGGTTGCTGGGAGCGGCTGCTTATGGCGCGGCGCTGCTGGGCCTGCTGCTGACGCGGGGGCACCTGGGCGAGCTGCGGCTGCCGGTGCTGGTGTATGGAGCCGTCATTACCCTGATGCTGTGGCGGGCGCTGGCGGTGGGAGGTCTGGCCGCCTGGGGCGCGGCCTTGTTCGTGCTGAGTGACAGCCTGATTGCCCTGGACCGTTTCCTGACGCCGCTTCCGGCACGCGACCTCGCCGTCGACGGGCTGTACTGGCTGGGGCAGGCGTGGCTGGCCTGCTGGGCTATTCGCGGGGGACGCATCCCCACTTCTTGA
- a CDS encoding sorbosone dehydrogenase family protein, with product MRKPLLAALTVALAGAFSALAQTAIPLTGPFPGQPTPPTPRPLPAPEAPVTVTATRNEPTALGFTPDKLARLKVPAGFTVSVMASELGNARSLQPMPDGGVYLSRTKQNDIWYMKDVNGDGKFDAGERRQVASNLSLVHGMDVKNGKLYAIGQHDIWVMDIAKDGTLSVPRVFASQLPDVGQHSARGVKWGPDGFLYASIGSTNNDAAPQNPEEATILRLSPDGKWREVYARGLRHTIGFGWQPVTKTLYGMDQGSDWHGDNIPPEELNVIQRGRVYGWPYCYGDRQPDPYANSSTIPGLITKTDYCNRTQGSLLNYTAHAAAIDLTFYTGNQFPGEYRNDAFVAFRGSWNRNEPSGYEIARVDFDAQNRPVSITPFVSGFVFQEQGQWKQFGRVAGVAVYNDGSLLFTDDQSGVIYRVRATGGQ from the coding sequence ATGCGTAAACCCCTGCTCGCCGCCCTGACGGTGGCTCTGGCGGGTGCCTTTTCGGCGCTGGCCCAGACCGCCATCCCGCTGACCGGCCCGTTTCCCGGCCAGCCCACCCCGCCCACGCCGCGCCCGCTGCCCGCCCCCGAAGCGCCCGTGACCGTCACGGCCACCCGCAACGAGCCGACCGCGCTGGGCTTCACGCCCGACAAGCTCGCGCGGCTGAAGGTGCCCGCCGGGTTCACGGTCAGCGTGATGGCATCCGAACTGGGCAACGCCCGCTCGCTGCAACCGATGCCCGACGGCGGCGTGTACCTCTCGCGCACCAAGCAGAACGACATCTGGTACATGAAGGATGTCAACGGCGACGGCAAGTTCGACGCGGGCGAGCGCCGCCAGGTGGCCTCCAACCTCAGCCTCGTGCACGGGATGGACGTCAAAAACGGCAAGCTGTACGCCATCGGCCAGCACGACATCTGGGTGATGGACATCGCCAAGGACGGAACGCTGAGCGTGCCGCGCGTGTTCGCCAGCCAGCTTCCCGACGTGGGGCAGCACTCCGCGCGCGGCGTGAAGTGGGGGCCGGACGGCTTCCTGTACGCCTCCATCGGCTCCACCAACAACGACGCGGCCCCGCAGAACCCGGAGGAAGCGACCATCCTGCGCCTCAGCCCCGACGGGAAGTGGCGCGAGGTGTACGCACGCGGCCTGCGCCACACCATCGGCTTCGGCTGGCAGCCCGTCACCAAGACGCTGTACGGCATGGACCAGGGGTCCGACTGGCACGGCGACAACATCCCGCCCGAGGAGCTGAACGTGATCCAGCGCGGCCGGGTCTACGGCTGGCCCTACTGCTACGGCGACCGGCAGCCCGACCCCTACGCCAACTCCAGCACCATCCCCGGCCTGATTACCAAGACCGACTACTGCAACCGCACCCAGGGCAGCCTGCTGAACTACACGGCGCACGCGGCGGCCATCGACCTGACCTTCTACACCGGCAACCAGTTCCCGGGCGAGTACCGGAACGACGCCTTCGTGGCCTTCCGCGGCTCGTGGAACCGCAACGAGCCGAGCGGCTACGAGATTGCCCGCGTGGACTTCGACGCGCAGAACAGACCCGTATCCATCACGCCCTTCGTGAGCGGCTTCGTGTTCCAGGAACAGGGGCAGTGGAAGCAGTTCGGGCGCGTGGCGGGCGTGGCCGTGTACAACGACGGCAGCCTGCTCTTTACCGACGACCAGAGCGGCGTCATCTACCGCGTGCGCGCCACGGGAGGCCAGTGA
- a CDS encoding superoxide dismutase family protein — translation MKKLQMLGLLALAAALGSASAGGTQPMMPMAPASAPLSATAAIRDAAGQVRGSATFKQMGMGVQVTVEVRGLTPGGHGMHVHEYGKCTPGVDPATNTVVPFGGAGPHFDPGMSKNHDDPQAMNKYGHGGDLPMLMVGADGTGRLTFTTDKVSLTGMNGVLNRALVVHAMPDDYKTDPAGKSGMRERCGVILRDNFSVRDYALPDHLSYPEGIAYDARRGVIYTGSAANGTIYAINAQSGSVSKFSEGGALGRRVALGMKVDPQGRLWVAGGAQGTVSVLSPDGMILNVLETPQSPVPYVNDLTVAPDGNVYVTDSFRPVLFRVDRDMNLTAWLDLTKTPLKYGPGINLNGITATPDGRYLLAIQLNTGDLWRIDLRSKAVKKVMGGLKNGDGLLLDGHTLYVARNKDQVVSKVTLSADYAAGTLAAEEPLAGLRYPTTLIMIGGDLVVTQSQLDKLQGGTPEVPFKLTRFGKF, via the coding sequence ATGAAGAAGCTCCAGATGCTCGGCCTGCTGGCCCTCGCGGCGGCCCTGGGCAGCGCCTCGGCGGGTGGCACGCAGCCCATGATGCCCATGGCCCCGGCGAGCGCGCCCCTGAGCGCCACCGCTGCCATTCGTGACGCGGCGGGCCAGGTGCGCGGCAGCGCGACCTTCAAGCAGATGGGGATGGGCGTGCAGGTCACGGTGGAGGTGCGCGGCCTGACGCCCGGCGGCCACGGCATGCACGTCCACGAGTACGGCAAATGCACCCCCGGCGTGGACCCGGCCACCAACACGGTCGTGCCCTTCGGCGGGGCGGGGCCGCACTTCGACCCCGGCATGAGCAAGAACCACGACGATCCGCAGGCCATGAACAAATACGGCCACGGCGGCGACCTGCCCATGCTGATGGTGGGCGCGGACGGCACGGGCCGCCTGACCTTCACCACCGACAAGGTCAGCCTGACCGGCATGAACGGCGTCCTGAACCGCGCGCTGGTGGTCCACGCCATGCCCGACGACTACAAGACCGACCCGGCGGGCAAGTCGGGAATGCGCGAACGCTGCGGCGTGATTCTGCGCGACAACTTCAGCGTGCGCGACTATGCGTTGCCCGACCACCTCTCCTACCCCGAGGGCATCGCCTACGACGCGCGGCGGGGCGTCATCTACACCGGCAGCGCCGCGAACGGCACCATCTACGCCATCAACGCGCAAAGCGGCAGCGTCAGCAAGTTCAGCGAGGGCGGCGCGCTGGGCCGCCGGGTCGCGCTGGGCATGAAGGTGGACCCCCAGGGCCGCCTGTGGGTCGCGGGCGGGGCGCAGGGCACCGTCAGCGTCCTGTCGCCCGACGGGATGATTCTGAACGTACTGGAAACGCCCCAGAGTCCGGTGCCTTACGTCAACGACCTGACCGTCGCGCCCGACGGCAATGTGTACGTGACCGACTCCTTCCGCCCGGTCCTCTTCCGGGTGGACCGCGACATGAACCTGACGGCGTGGCTGGACCTCACGAAGACGCCGCTCAAGTACGGCCCCGGCATCAACCTCAACGGCATCACCGCCACGCCCGACGGCCGTTATCTGCTGGCGATTCAGCTCAATACGGGCGACCTGTGGCGTATCGACCTGCGGAGCAAGGCCGTGAAGAAGGTCATGGGCGGCCTCAAGAACGGCGACGGCCTGCTGCTCGACGGCCACACGCTGTACGTGGCCCGCAACAAGGACCAGGTGGTGAGCAAGGTGACCCTCAGCGCCGACTATGCCGCGGGCACCCTGGCCGCCGAGGAACCCCTGGCGGGCCTGCGCTACCCCACCACCCTCATCATGATCGGCGGTGACCTCGTGGTGACGCAGAGTCAGCTCGACAAGCTCCAGGGCGGCACGCCCGAGGTGCCCTTCAAGCTGACCCGCTTCGGCAAGTTCTGA
- a CDS encoding organic hydroperoxide resistance protein yields the protein MNNLYTAEATATGGRAGTVKTSDDRLDLSLSVPAGMGGDDGPGTNPEQLFAAGYAACFQGALGVVARRQHVDLDPASTITARVGLQKSGVAFALDVELEGTFPGLSREEAEALMHAAHQVCPYSVATRDNVAVRLKVAE from the coding sequence ATGAACAACCTGTACACCGCCGAAGCCACCGCCACCGGAGGCCGCGCCGGAACCGTCAAGACCAGTGACGACCGCCTCGACCTGAGCCTCAGCGTGCCCGCCGGTATGGGCGGCGACGATGGCCCCGGCACCAATCCCGAGCAACTGTTCGCCGCCGGCTACGCCGCCTGCTTCCAGGGTGCCCTGGGCGTGGTGGCCCGCCGTCAGCACGTCGACCTCGACCCGGCCAGCACCATCACCGCGCGGGTGGGCCTGCAAAAAAGCGGGGTGGCCTTTGCCCTCGACGTGGAACTCGAAGGCACCTTCCCCGGCCTGTCCCGCGAGGAGGCCGAGGCCCTGATGCACGCCGCCCACCAGGTCTGCCCCTACAGCGTGGCGACCCGCGACAACGTGGCGGTGCGGCTGAAAGTTGCGGAATAG
- the mqnB gene encoding futalosine hydrolase, whose amino-acid sequence MNVLIVVATAGEAARLADLPARVVVSGVGPVAAALATARALAAGPCDLAVSAGIGGAYPGSGLEPGSLAVSSVIVQADLGAQDGGQFLDLAALGLSVLPDAPHGGSFPAWEGASDLAARVGAACGPTLTLSTVTGTAEHALALAQRYPGALTEGMEGAGVAHAALLAGVPALEVRGVSNPVGPRDRAAWRIPETLSATRRGLEALLTGEA is encoded by the coding sequence GTGAACGTCCTGATTGTCGTGGCGACTGCCGGGGAGGCCGCCCGGCTCGCTGATCTGCCCGCCCGCGTCGTGGTGAGCGGCGTGGGGCCGGTGGCCGCGGCCCTGGCGACCGCCCGCGCGCTGGCCGCAGGCCCCTGTGACCTCGCCGTGAGTGCCGGCATCGGGGGGGCCTATCCCGGCAGCGGACTGGAGCCGGGGAGCCTCGCCGTCTCCAGCGTCATCGTGCAGGCCGACCTGGGCGCGCAGGACGGCGGGCAGTTCCTCGACCTCGCGGCGCTGGGGCTGTCCGTGCTGCCGGATGCGCCGCACGGCGGGAGCTTCCCGGCCTGGGAGGGTGCCTCTGACCTGGCGGCACGGGTGGGCGCGGCCTGTGGCCCCACCCTCACTCTCAGCACCGTCACCGGGACGGCGGAACATGCCCTCGCCCTGGCGCAGCGTTACCCCGGTGCCCTCACCGAGGGCATGGAAGGGGCGGGGGTCGCCCACGCGGCGCTCCTCGCGGGCGTTCCCGCGCTGGAGGTCCGGGGCGTCAGTAACCCGGTCGGCCCGCGCGACCGTGCCGCGTGGCGCATTCCCGAGACCCTCAGCGCCACGCGGCGCGGTCTGGAGGCGCTGCTAACGGGCGAAGCCTGA
- a CDS encoding uracil-DNA glycosylase: MTDPETPQQFKSASSGRFVVPGWMNLVAGQPDVAEVQLDLQAADLNREQACLLLDYWATPTDLTLQSILPVRAFTAVPEGWCLFVPAQGRVLVRAIDPEPNPPLLGSHWLQLEPGTPAGTVVNVSVGFPAPPVPEANLRLNN; encoded by the coding sequence ATGACCGACCCCGAGACCCCCCAGCAGTTCAAAAGCGCCAGCAGCGGCCGCTTCGTCGTGCCGGGCTGGATGAATCTCGTGGCGGGCCAGCCCGACGTGGCGGAGGTGCAGCTCGACTTACAGGCCGCCGATCTGAACCGCGAACAGGCCTGCCTGCTGCTCGACTACTGGGCGACCCCCACGGACCTGACGCTGCAGAGCATCCTGCCGGTGCGCGCCTTTACCGCTGTGCCGGAGGGCTGGTGCCTGTTCGTGCCCGCCCAGGGCCGCGTGCTGGTGCGCGCTATTGACCCCGAGCCGAACCCGCCGCTGCTGGGCAGCCACTGGCTGCAACTGGAACCCGGGACGCCCGCTGGGACGGTCGTGAACGTCAGCGTGGGGTTTCCTGCTCCACCTGTGCCCGAAGCGAATCTGCGGCTGAACAATTAG